One part of the Nostoc sp. PCC 7120 = FACHB-418 genome encodes these proteins:
- a CDS encoding PHP domain-containing protein: protein MVINFARTSASTELLKQVFQTIDAQSCPKLFNFHMHTVYSDGRLQPSVLMEQAIAIGLQGFAITDHHTVGGYEAAQAWLENWKWNNPGVTTPHLWSGVEINANLLDVEVHILAYAFQPEHFSLKPYLQRKITTDREYQAGNVIEAIHAAGGIAVLAHPARYRKSHFDLIPAAAGYGIDGVETYYAYNNPNPWKPSVIESEQIQNLAKEYGIFNTCGTDTHGLSLLQRL from the coding sequence ATGGTTATAAATTTTGCTCGAACATCTGCTTCCACCGAACTATTAAAGCAAGTATTTCAGACAATTGATGCTCAAAGTTGTCCGAAGTTATTTAATTTTCATATGCACACTGTTTATTCGGATGGTAGATTGCAGCCAAGTGTGTTGATGGAGCAGGCGATCGCTATCGGACTACAAGGTTTTGCAATCACTGATCATCATACTGTAGGTGGGTATGAAGCAGCGCAAGCTTGGTTAGAAAACTGGAAATGGAACAATCCGGGTGTAACAACTCCTCACCTGTGGAGTGGTGTAGAAATTAATGCCAATTTATTGGATGTAGAGGTTCACATTTTGGCTTATGCTTTCCAGCCAGAACATTTTAGTCTGAAACCTTATCTGCAAAGAAAGATAACAACCGATAGAGAATATCAAGCAGGTAACGTAATTGAGGCCATTCATGCAGCCGGAGGGATAGCGGTATTGGCGCATCCAGCACGTTATCGAAAATCTCACTTCGATTTGATTCCGGCGGCTGCTGGATATGGGATTGATGGTGTAGAAACATATTACGCCTACAACAACCCCAACCCGTGGAAACCCAGTGTGATTGAATCAGAACAAATACAAAATCTAGCCAAAGAGTATGGCATTTTCAATACTTGCGGTACTGATACCCACGGTTTAAGCTTACTCCAACGGTTATAA
- a CDS encoding cytochrome b/b6 domain-containing protein: MTVTIPPKKRKLPTQAIGAKIFHSVNIVSLFLMLTSGLQIYNANPVFGGRAGLHIPPIFTLGGWLAGGRHWHFAAMWLFSLNLLWYGFYILFTQRWRHRFVGANDIKALQKSQNNKRLIYAWHRIIYTSIIPILLLALLTGIGMYKPAQFPWIVDMFGNWQSLRIVHFASVPMVIIFVIVHSLLGRKAGGEELTESMFW; this comes from the coding sequence ATGACTGTGACAATTCCTCCCAAAAAACGCAAATTACCCACCCAAGCTATAGGTGCTAAGATTTTCCACTCTGTTAATATCGTTAGCTTGTTCCTCATGCTCACCAGTGGACTGCAAATTTACAACGCCAATCCCGTTTTTGGTGGCCGCGCTGGCTTACACATTCCGCCAATATTTACCTTAGGTGGGTGGTTAGCTGGAGGTAGACATTGGCATTTTGCTGCCATGTGGTTATTCTCTTTAAATCTTTTGTGGTACGGATTTTATATATTATTTACTCAACGCTGGCGACATCGATTTGTAGGTGCTAATGACATCAAAGCATTGCAAAAAAGCCAAAATAATAAACGTTTAATATACGCCTGGCATCGCATTATCTACACATCGATAATTCCCATATTGCTGCTAGCTCTACTGACTGGCATAGGTATGTATAAACCTGCTCAATTCCCTTGGATTGTCGATATGTTTGGTAATTGGCAAAGTCTACGAATTGTTCATTTTGCCTCAGTACCGATGGTAATTATATTTGTCATAGTTCACTCTTTATTAGGACGTAAAGCAGGTGGTGAAGAATTAACAGAGTCCATGTTCTGGTAA
- a CDS encoding septal ring lytic transglycosylase RlpA family protein has product MNQRHLWTIVALSVTVLGTPAVGRTQTTKATAPAQQILASDAVKVGEFQSSEGKRTSDAVITSIHPHNLGGRRAATLFIRKIPVLTFVSSNPVASVETKVGAIGDNEGVQPYALNTEKSVQVASLGNLADARIQNRSQNDDPVKRASLVAAKINQLIRDNVKADQITVSWKGADSSLVASQSQNKSSSSQQKSERYTIKVKNQELVEINQNTRLADSTNNLANDALQATNRLRRLVGNASPLKEIANLPARSPKRSSNPIANLPQRIASSIRLSFQGIASFYGRGDGFAGRPTATGERFNPEAMTAAHRSLPFGTRVRVTNTRNGRSVVVRINDRGPFTRGRVIDLSTGAARVLGMIGSGVAPVRIEVLGR; this is encoded by the coding sequence ATGAATCAAAGACATTTGTGGACTATTGTTGCCCTATCTGTAACTGTTTTGGGTACGCCCGCAGTCGGTCGGACTCAAACTACTAAAGCTACAGCACCAGCACAGCAAATCCTAGCTAGTGATGCAGTCAAGGTAGGAGAGTTTCAATCATCAGAAGGGAAAAGAACCTCGGATGCTGTGATTACGAGCATTCATCCTCATAACCTTGGAGGTCGTAGGGCGGCAACCCTATTTATTCGGAAAATTCCAGTTCTTACCTTTGTGAGTTCTAACCCAGTTGCCAGCGTGGAGACAAAAGTAGGAGCAATTGGAGATAATGAGGGCGTGCAACCGTACGCCCTTAATACTGAGAAATCAGTTCAGGTGGCAAGTCTGGGGAATTTAGCAGATGCCAGAATCCAGAACCGTTCGCAAAACGACGATCCCGTTAAAAGAGCTAGTTTAGTAGCAGCAAAAATCAATCAGCTCATCAGGGATAATGTCAAGGCTGACCAGATTACTGTAAGTTGGAAGGGTGCAGACTCTTCATTAGTTGCCTCTCAATCTCAAAATAAAAGTTCTTCCAGTCAGCAAAAGTCAGAGCGCTACACCATCAAAGTCAAGAATCAAGAATTGGTGGAAATTAATCAAAACACAAGGCTAGCAGATTCCACCAACAACCTTGCTAACGATGCGTTGCAAGCAACTAATCGTCTCCGCAGACTTGTAGGTAATGCTTCGCCTCTCAAAGAAATCGCTAATTTACCAGCACGCTCACCAAAGCGTTCGTCAAACCCAATAGCAAATCTGCCGCAGCGAATTGCTAGCAGTATTAGACTCAGTTTTCAGGGGATAGCTTCCTTTTATGGACGTGGAGATGGGTTTGCTGGCAGACCAACTGCTACTGGTGAGAGATTTAATCCAGAAGCCATGACTGCTGCTCATCGTAGCTTACCTTTCGGCACAAGAGTTCGTGTTACCAATACCCGCAACGGTCGTTCTGTAGTGGTGCGAATCAACGACCGGGGCCCATTTACTCGCGGCCGAGTGATTGATTTATCCACAGGTGCAGCCAGAGTGTTAGGAATGATCGGTAGTGGTGTTGCACCAGTCAGGATTGAAGTTTTGGGAAGATAG
- a CDS encoding bifunctional orotidine-5'-phosphate decarboxylase/orotate phosphoribosyltransferase: MIFFDKLHQNISQNQSLLFVGLDPNPEMMPGRYSSQDIIDGLWDWLQFIIAETADFVCAYKPTLGFYEALGVPGLELLQKTLAAIPSHIPIILDAKHSDLNTSTIFAKTVFTQWGVDAITLSPYTGQDHVAPFLVYPDKAVFILCSTSNPGAEALQQYPTRESPLYLQVVQESKNWGTPEQLGLEVGTTNAEVLARIRQVAPERMIMVRSIWAEGGNLNRILEVGLNTDGNGLLIPVPQDMLASANLSKEIQSLRAEINQVRDITVRDVASCSVWLPDVFTVKQHPLHDLILQLYDIDCIMFGNFVQASGAVFPYYIDLRKIISNPQVFNQVLSGYENIVKNLTFDRLAGIPYGSLPTATGLALRLNCPMIFPRKEVKAHGTRRLIEGNFRTGEVVVVVDDILISGKSVMEGADKLKSAGLNVHDIVVFIDHEQGVKDKLQANGYRGHAVLTISEITSVLHQAGRINDEQFLALTAE; encoded by the coding sequence ATGATTTTTTTCGATAAACTACATCAAAATATATCGCAAAATCAGAGTTTACTTTTTGTTGGACTTGACCCAAACCCTGAAATGATGCCCGGACGCTATAGCTCTCAGGATATCATAGATGGATTGTGGGATTGGTTGCAATTTATTATTGCTGAAACTGCTGATTTTGTTTGTGCATATAAGCCAACATTAGGTTTTTATGAAGCCTTGGGTGTTCCTGGTTTAGAACTGTTACAAAAAACTTTAGCTGCTATTCCTAGCCATATTCCCATCATTTTAGATGCTAAACATAGCGATTTAAATACAAGTACTATTTTTGCCAAGACTGTATTCACACAATGGGGGGTAGATGCAATTACTCTCAGCCCATATACAGGACAAGATCATGTGGCTCCATTTTTAGTTTATCCTGATAAAGCTGTGTTTATTCTATGTTCTACATCTAACCCTGGTGCAGAGGCTTTACAGCAATATCCAACAAGAGAATCACCCCTTTATTTACAAGTTGTACAAGAGTCCAAAAATTGGGGTACTCCAGAACAATTAGGTCTAGAAGTTGGCACTACAAATGCTGAAGTTTTGGCAAGAATTCGCCAAGTTGCGCCGGAAAGAATGATTATGGTACGCAGTATTTGGGCTGAAGGAGGCAATTTAAACCGCATTTTAGAAGTTGGTTTAAATACTGATGGTAATGGTTTGTTAATTCCTGTTCCCCAAGATATGTTAGCAAGTGCAAATTTATCTAAGGAAATTCAATCTCTACGTGCAGAAATTAATCAGGTGAGGGATATAACTGTTCGTGATGTTGCTAGCTGTTCTGTATGGCTACCTGATGTTTTTACTGTTAAGCAACACCCTCTACATGATTTAATTTTGCAGCTATACGATATTGATTGCATTATGTTTGGTAATTTTGTCCAAGCATCCGGTGCGGTGTTTCCTTACTATATAGACTTACGTAAAATTATTTCTAATCCTCAGGTATTTAATCAAGTACTTAGTGGCTATGAAAATATTGTTAAAAATCTCACTTTCGATAGGTTGGCAGGTATTCCTTATGGTTCTTTACCAACAGCAACTGGTTTAGCTTTGCGTCTCAATTGTCCGATGATTTTTCCGCGTAAAGAAGTGAAAGCCCACGGAACTCGGAGGTTAATAGAAGGTAATTTTCGTACTGGTGAAGTAGTGGTAGTAGTTGATGATATTCTCATCAGTGGTAAGAGTGTGATGGAAGGGGCAGATAAGTTAAAATCAGCAGGGTTAAACGTTCATGATATTGTAGTATTTATTGACCACGAGCAAGGTGTGAAAGATAAGTTACAAGCAAATGGGTATCGGGGTCATGCAGTTTTAACTATTTCGGAAATTACTAGTGTTTTACACCAAGCAGGGCGGATAAATGATGAGCAGTTTTTGGCTCTAACTGCTGAATAA
- a CDS encoding murein transglycosylase A produces the protein MIRKTLALFSLSLGIALVNPIAVAQVIDVPSPLPSNPQLPSPVTRTPLKLVEIGNNCVTQNPCLGFDEQIFGVGRASDRKALLAAIDNSLRYLQTNTAKRIYQNYPVRGITLSRVRRSLLRFRQLVVNSRTPAQLQAAVRREFAFYQSVGNDGKGTVKFTSYYQPVYRASRVRTSVYKYPLYRLPSNFQQWSKPHPTRLELEGEDGLQGHTGPLRGSELLWFSDRLDAYMVQIQGSAQIQLTNGQRTAIGYAGGTDYPWTSIGRELAKDGKLPLSGMTMPKMISFFRQQPEELNNYLPRWERFVFFQETGSRPATGSINVPVTPERSIATDKSLMPPGALALVHTSIPFPVAGGRMEYRTVSRYVLDQDTGNAIKGPGRVDYFMGTGKQAGDRAGVTGGHGSLYYLLLRK, from the coding sequence ATGATAAGAAAAACCCTTGCTTTGTTTTCCTTAAGTCTGGGAATTGCTTTGGTAAATCCGATCGCAGTAGCCCAGGTGATTGATGTCCCGTCACCACTCCCTAGCAATCCTCAACTACCGTCGCCTGTAACTCGAACTCCCCTTAAACTTGTAGAAATTGGTAACAACTGTGTTACCCAAAATCCTTGTTTGGGTTTCGATGAGCAAATTTTTGGTGTAGGTAGAGCCAGTGACCGCAAAGCGCTATTAGCAGCCATAGACAACAGTTTGCGTTACTTACAAACGAATACCGCCAAACGAATTTATCAGAATTATCCAGTCAGAGGAATTACCCTGAGTCGGGTACGGCGGAGTTTGTTACGTTTCCGTCAACTAGTTGTCAATTCTAGAACTCCCGCCCAGTTGCAAGCTGCGGTGCGACGAGAGTTTGCTTTTTACCAGTCTGTAGGTAATGACGGCAAGGGTACTGTTAAGTTTACTTCTTACTATCAACCAGTTTATAGAGCTAGTCGTGTAAGAACTTCCGTATATAAATATCCTCTATATCGATTACCATCTAATTTCCAGCAATGGTCTAAACCACACCCAACAAGGCTGGAACTGGAAGGTGAAGACGGTTTACAAGGGCATACAGGCCCATTGCGTGGCTCAGAATTGCTGTGGTTTAGCGATCGCCTAGATGCGTACATGGTACAAATTCAAGGTTCTGCCCAAATTCAATTAACTAATGGACAGCGAACCGCGATCGGCTATGCAGGTGGAACCGATTATCCTTGGACTAGTATTGGGCGAGAACTGGCCAAAGATGGCAAACTTCCCTTATCTGGGATGACTATGCCAAAAATGATCAGTTTCTTCCGCCAACAACCAGAGGAATTAAATAACTACTTACCACGTTGGGAAAGATTTGTTTTCTTCCAAGAAACTGGTAGTAGGCCAGCTACTGGTAGTATCAACGTACCAGTAACCCCAGAACGTTCTATTGCCACAGATAAATCTTTAATGCCTCCGGGCGCACTAGCACTTGTTCATACTTCTATTCCCTTTCCCGTCGCTGGTGGAAGAATGGAGTATCGCACTGTCAGCCGCTATGTATTAGATCAAGATACTGGTAATGCGATCAAAGGCCCAGGAAGAGTAGATTACTTCATGGGAACTGGGAAACAAGCAGGCGATCGCGCAGGTGTTACAGGTGGCCATGGTTCACTCTATTATTTGTTGTTGAGGAAATAG
- a CDS encoding molybdopterin-binding protein → MGLIHIRRLQLTRRQFLQLSGMSSVSLLLGGCGTPALEDLVGTVSQPLNQKVEKLIFNPQKLVPEFSPSEIQPEGLIVNSFRSTPIIDVDKYRLIVDGEVNHPLNISMAEIQNLPLTSMIIRHVCVEGWAAIVQWGGVQLREIIALAQPKENVQYVYFKSADGYYESWDIASALHPQTLLAYEKNGESLPIDNGAPLRLAAPIKLGYKQSKWVTQITLASHLSIFKGYWEDKGYEWFAGI, encoded by the coding sequence ATGGGTTTAATTCATATTCGTCGTCTACAATTAACACGCCGACAGTTTCTGCAACTTTCTGGAATGTCAAGTGTAAGTCTGCTATTAGGTGGCTGTGGTACACCAGCTTTAGAAGATTTAGTGGGTACAGTTTCTCAACCACTCAACCAAAAAGTAGAAAAGTTAATATTTAATCCTCAAAAGTTAGTACCAGAATTTTCCCCAAGTGAAATCCAACCAGAAGGATTAATAGTTAATAGCTTTCGTTCTACACCGATTATTGATGTCGATAAATATCGTTTAATTGTGGACGGGGAAGTTAATCATCCTCTAAATATCAGTATGGCAGAAATCCAAAACTTGCCCTTGACTTCCATGATTATACGCCATGTTTGTGTGGAAGGTTGGGCGGCGATCGTGCAGTGGGGTGGTGTACAGCTAAGAGAGATTATTGCCCTCGCGCAACCAAAAGAAAATGTGCAGTATGTTTATTTCAAATCTGCTGATGGTTACTATGAAAGTTGGGATATTGCCTCAGCTTTGCATCCCCAAACATTATTAGCTTATGAAAAAAATGGTGAATCTTTACCCATTGATAATGGCGCGCCTTTACGTTTAGCTGCACCAATTAAACTTGGTTATAAGCAGAGTAAATGGGTAACTCAGATTACTTTGGCTAGTCATTTATCAATATTTAAAGGTTATTGGGAAGACAAGGGTTATGAATGGTTTGCAGGAATTTAA
- a CDS encoding superoxide dismutase, translated as MAFVQEPLPYDFNALEQYGMKGETFEYHYGKHHKAYVDNLNKLTDGTELADKSLEEVIQIAFKDASKAGIFNNAAQVWNHTFFWNSLKPAGGGAPTGEFAAKINQDFGSFDKLKEEFSNAAATQFGSGWAWLIDDGGTLKVTKTPNAENPLAHGQKALLTLDVWEHAYYIDFRNARPAFIKNYLDNLVNWDFAAANYAKA; from the coding sequence ATGGCATTTGTACAGGAACCACTACCCTACGACTTTAATGCTTTAGAGCAGTATGGCATGAAAGGTGAAACCTTCGAGTATCACTACGGCAAACATCACAAAGCTTATGTAGATAACCTGAACAAGCTCACCGATGGTACAGAATTGGCTGATAAATCCTTAGAAGAAGTCATCCAAATTGCCTTTAAGGATGCCTCTAAAGCTGGAATCTTTAACAACGCTGCTCAAGTGTGGAACCACACCTTCTTCTGGAATTCTTTAAAGCCCGCAGGTGGCGGCGCGCCTACAGGTGAATTCGCAGCCAAAATTAACCAAGACTTTGGTAGCTTCGACAAATTGAAAGAAGAATTTTCCAACGCTGCTGCAACTCAGTTCGGTAGCGGATGGGCTTGGCTAATTGATGATGGCGGTACACTGAAAGTCACTAAAACTCCAAACGCCGAAAATCCCCTGGCTCATGGACAAAAAGCACTCTTAACCTTGGATGTCTGGGAACACGCCTACTACATCGACTTCAGAAATGCTCGCCCAGCTTTTATCAAGAACTACTTAGATAACTTGGTTAACTGGGACTTTGCTGCTGCGAATTATGCTAAAGCTTAG
- a CDS encoding bifunctional pantoate--beta-alanine ligase/(d)CMP kinase: protein MRLLTTVAALRCYLNKRRWESRLTASEEQILDSMTSWYQTAIGLVPTMGSLHQGHLSLIERARHENSTVIVSIFINPLQFGPNEDYGRYPRTLEQDRQLCEQGGVDAIFAPSPEELGIPQKNIQESQVTQVIPPSVMISGLCGHSRLGHFQGVATIVTKLLNLVQPDRAYFGQKDGQQLAVIKRLVADLDLPVEIVACPTVREASGLACSSRNQYLTAQEKQQAAVLYRGLLQAEAAFKAGVRYSSRLREVVRQELAKVSSVLVEYIELVEPTTLMPLDKIQEEGMLAIAARLGSTRLIDNTILRDRQPIIAIDGPAGAGKSTVARQVATKLGLVYLDTGAMYRAVTWLVLQQGIAIDDDCAIAELASKCKIELTPSQDLQSPVRVWINDTDVTQNIRTIEVTSQVSAIAAQAAVRQALVKQQQRWGKRGGLVAEGRDIGTHVFPDAEVKIFLTASVGERARRRQQDFQKQGQPEVSLEQLEKDIAERDWKDSTRKVSPLQKAADAVELQTDGLSISDVASQIVDYYQQRLSQW, encoded by the coding sequence GTGCGCCTGTTGACAACAGTTGCGGCTTTACGCTGCTATTTAAATAAACGTCGCTGGGAAAGTCGGCTGACAGCATCAGAAGAACAGATACTAGATAGTATGACTAGCTGGTATCAAACTGCGATTGGCCTGGTGCCAACAATGGGGAGTTTACATCAAGGCCATTTGAGCCTGATTGAACGAGCGCGGCACGAAAACTCTACTGTAATTGTGAGTATTTTTATCAATCCTCTGCAATTTGGCCCAAATGAGGATTATGGAAGGTATCCCCGCACTTTAGAACAAGACCGACAATTGTGCGAGCAAGGGGGAGTTGATGCGATTTTTGCCCCTTCTCCGGAAGAATTAGGCATACCTCAGAAAAATATACAAGAATCTCAAGTTACACAAGTAATCCCTCCATCTGTTATGATATCTGGCTTGTGTGGTCATTCTCGGTTAGGTCACTTTCAGGGTGTGGCGACGATTGTGACCAAGCTTTTGAACTTGGTACAACCTGACCGAGCTTATTTCGGTCAAAAAGATGGTCAGCAGTTAGCTGTGATTAAACGGCTGGTGGCTGATTTAGATTTGCCTGTAGAAATTGTTGCTTGTCCCACTGTGCGGGAAGCATCGGGTTTAGCCTGTAGCTCTCGCAACCAGTATTTAACTGCTCAAGAAAAACAGCAAGCAGCAGTATTGTATCGTGGCTTGCTGCAAGCTGAGGCTGCATTTAAGGCAGGTGTCCGCTATAGCAGTAGGTTGCGAGAAGTGGTACGGCAGGAATTAGCCAAGGTTAGTAGTGTTTTAGTGGAATATATAGAATTGGTTGAACCGACTACGTTAATGCCATTAGATAAAATTCAGGAGGAAGGAATGCTGGCGATCGCTGCTCGTCTTGGCTCTACACGTTTGATTGACAATACCATTTTGCGCGATCGCCAACCTATCATCGCTATTGATGGGCCAGCCGGTGCAGGAAAATCCACCGTGGCTCGTCAAGTAGCAACTAAACTCGGTCTAGTGTATCTAGATACAGGAGCGATGTATCGTGCTGTGACTTGGTTGGTGCTACAACAGGGTATTGCCATTGACGATGATTGCGCGATCGCTGAATTAGCGAGCAAGTGTAAAATCGAGCTAACTCCTAGCCAAGATTTACAATCTCCGGTGCGTGTTTGGATTAATGATACTGATGTTACCCAGAACATTCGCACGATTGAGGTGACTTCTCAAGTATCGGCGATCGCTGCTCAAGCTGCTGTACGTCAAGCGCTAGTGAAGCAACAACAACGCTGGGGTAAACGCGGTGGACTGGTAGCTGAAGGTAGAGATATTGGTACTCACGTATTTCCTGACGCTGAAGTAAAAATCTTTTTAACCGCCTCCGTGGGTGAACGCGCTCGTCGTCGCCAGCAAGACTTTCAAAAACAAGGTCAACCAGAAGTCAGTCTAGAACAGCTAGAAAAAGACATCGCTGAACGCGATTGGAAAGATAGCACTCGCAAAGTTTCCCCTCTACAAAAAGCAGCAGATGCAGTTGAACTGCAAACAGATGGACTCAGCATATCGGATGTTGCTAGCCAAATTGTTGATTACTACCAACAACGCTTGTCTCAATGGTAG
- the glsA gene encoding glutaminase A yields MSDQANQGDLEIRPSPLLKVINDLHSKYKSLKEGIVANYIPELAKVNPDLFSISIVTVDGQVYQVGDYQQLFTIQSISKVFAYGLALEDHGRDYVLTRVGVEPTGEAFNAIILDEQSKRPYNPMVNAGAIATTSLIKGAGATERLNRVLEMFRRYIGHDVFVDISVFTSERSTGHRNRAMAHLMLNFGMIDRNIEEALDLYFQQCAVMVNCHDLAVMAATLANRGVNPITGEQAVNSRYIKDILSVMYTCGMYNFAGEWAYKVGIPAKSGVCGGIMAVVPNLMGIAVFSPPLDIRGNSVRGVKVCEELSQQLGLHLFECMKVGNGEWGVGNCEC; encoded by the coding sequence ATGAGCGATCAAGCCAATCAAGGAGATTTAGAAATACGTCCCTCTCCCCTATTAAAGGTGATCAACGATTTGCATTCTAAATACAAGTCACTCAAAGAGGGGATAGTAGCGAACTACATACCAGAGCTGGCCAAAGTCAACCCAGACCTGTTTAGTATTTCCATCGTTACAGTGGATGGTCAGGTTTATCAGGTAGGAGATTATCAACAACTATTTACTATCCAGTCTATTTCTAAAGTTTTCGCCTACGGACTAGCGTTAGAAGATCATGGACGGGATTATGTGTTGACTAGGGTTGGTGTAGAACCAACAGGGGAAGCATTTAACGCGATTATTTTGGATGAGCAGTCGAAGCGACCTTATAACCCAATGGTCAATGCTGGGGCGATCGCCACCACTAGTTTAATCAAAGGGGCTGGGGCAACGGAACGCCTCAATCGGGTACTAGAAATGTTTCGCCGATATATTGGTCATGATGTGTTTGTTGATATTTCCGTATTTACCTCCGAACGCAGTACAGGACACCGTAATCGGGCGATGGCACATCTCATGCTCAACTTTGGCATGATAGATAGAAATATAGAAGAAGCATTAGACCTATATTTTCAGCAATGCGCTGTGATGGTTAACTGTCACGATCTGGCGGTGATGGCCGCTACCTTGGCGAACAGGGGTGTGAACCCAATCACAGGAGAACAAGCGGTAAATAGTAGATATATAAAAGATATCCTCAGCGTCATGTACACCTGTGGGATGTACAACTTTGCTGGAGAGTGGGCTTATAAAGTCGGTATTCCGGCAAAAAGCGGCGTTTGTGGGGGAATTATGGCAGTTGTTCCGAATCTGATGGGAATTGCCGTGTTTTCTCCACCTTTAGATATTCGAGGTAACAGTGTGCGAGGAGTGAAGGTGTGCGAAGAACTTTCTCAGCAGTTAGGCTTACATCTATTTGAATGTATGAAAGTGGGAAATGGAGAATGGGGAGTGGGGAATTGTGAGTGTTGA
- a CDS encoding peptidoglycan-binding protein, with protein sequence MDTLAYLHLAETYETSTTDESSPEIPWTKNQSSALMLVASFAMGSLNWCLPTVAALKKGHRNPQVASLQQKLRASGYFPQVATGYFGSVTEAAVKRFQQANGLKADGIVGAATLAALESSIGVSESSITDPQIATSKSSLKQGDISDRVMSLQEKLQADGYYQGAITGNFDAATQAAVIQFQQANRLVVDGIVGPQTSSVLASSTRKLAASLPQKTTLEPFLTQQPQNQVKISPQSAAPPSPSQKMRLIKTISGKISPKSVVYSGNGLFFAQNMMYNHTITVYDRNYELVKVIPDEVDLSKYGHSRFKGKYRGAPVEASFSHNGKYAWISNYQMYGPGFNNPGSDKCHPSQKTDKSFLYRINTETLKIDRVIPVGSVPKFVATSTDENLILVSNWCSWDLSVVDINQNQEIKRIKLGPYPRGIVVDPASETAYVAVMGSYNIAKVNLRDFSVQWLRNIGSSPRHLNIDPAGKYLYASLNGEGKIAKISLPQGNLVKKIATGNAPRSMVLSANGQTLYVVNYGEDTVSKVRTSDMKVLQKVKVEPDPIGITYDPQTREVWVACYSGNIMIFQD encoded by the coding sequence ATGGACACACTTGCTTATTTGCATTTGGCTGAGACTTATGAAACATCTACCACAGATGAATCTTCCCCAGAAATACCTTGGACAAAGAACCAGAGTAGCGCTTTAATGTTGGTGGCTTCTTTTGCAATGGGTTCTTTAAATTGGTGTCTTCCTACTGTGGCTGCTTTGAAAAAAGGTCACAGAAATCCTCAGGTAGCATCACTCCAGCAAAAGTTGCGAGCAAGCGGATATTTTCCCCAAGTTGCCACAGGATATTTTGGTTCTGTCACTGAAGCAGCTGTGAAGAGATTTCAACAAGCTAATGGTTTAAAGGCTGATGGAATTGTTGGGGCAGCAACCTTGGCAGCTTTAGAATCTAGTATAGGTGTATCAGAATCTAGTATCACAGATCCCCAAATAGCTACGTCTAAATCTTCTCTCAAACAGGGTGATATTAGCGATAGGGTCATGTCTTTGCAAGAAAAACTACAAGCCGATGGGTACTATCAAGGAGCGATTACTGGAAATTTTGATGCTGCAACCCAAGCAGCTGTAATTCAATTTCAACAAGCTAATCGGCTCGTTGTTGATGGGATTGTCGGGCCACAAACATCATCAGTTTTAGCATCAAGTACCAGAAAATTAGCGGCTTCGTTACCTCAAAAAACTACCCTCGAACCTTTTTTAACACAGCAGCCACAAAATCAGGTAAAAATATCACCCCAATCAGCTGCGCCTCCCAGTCCCTCACAAAAAATGCGGCTAATCAAAACTATTTCTGGGAAAATTTCTCCTAAATCAGTGGTTTATTCGGGTAATGGTTTATTCTTTGCCCAAAATATGATGTATAACCACACAATTACTGTATATGACCGCAACTATGAATTAGTTAAAGTTATCCCCGACGAAGTGGATTTATCTAAATATGGTCATTCCCGCTTCAAGGGTAAGTATCGAGGCGCTCCAGTTGAAGCTAGTTTTTCCCATAATGGCAAGTATGCTTGGATATCTAACTATCAAATGTACGGCCCTGGTTTTAATAACCCCGGTAGTGATAAATGTCATCCATCTCAGAAGACAGATAAGAGTTTTTTATATCGCATTAATACAGAAACCCTCAAGATAGACAGAGTTATTCCAGTTGGTTCTGTACCAAAATTTGTGGCTACTTCTACCGATGAGAACCTAATACTGGTGAGCAACTGGTGTTCTTGGGATTTGAGTGTGGTAGATATTAATCAAAATCAAGAAATTAAACGGATCAAATTAGGCCCCTATCCTCGCGGAATTGTCGTTGATCCAGCTTCCGAAACAGCCTACGTCGCTGTTATGGGGTCTTACAACATTGCTAAAGTTAACTTGAGAGATTTTTCTGTACAGTGGCTGCGGAACATTGGTAGTTCGCCGCGTCACTTGAATATTGATCCTGCGGGTAAATATCTTTATGCTTCTTTAAATGGTGAAGGCAAAATTGCTAAAATCAGCTTGCCTCAAGGTAATTTAGTCAAGAAAATCGCTACAGGTAATGCTCCCCGGAGTATGGTTTTATCAGCTAATGGTCAAACACTTTATGTTGTGAACTACGGTGAAGATACGGTTAGTAAGGTTCGGACTAGTGACATGAAGGTATTACAAAAAGTCAAAGTTGAACCTGATCCCATCGGTATTACTTACGATCCACAAACTAGAGAAGTTTGGGTAGCTTGTTATTCTGGTAACATTATGATTTTTCAAGATTAG